A window of Raineyella sp. W15-4 contains these coding sequences:
- the pelF gene encoding GT4 family glycosyltransferase PelF codes for MRIGLFTEGTYPVVRGGVTRWCELLINGMPEHTFVPVSIIGSDERAVVRTPGNVTETTLIPMWGPMRPAVVPRRRRALEDLLGRIWSAALPAATDDATDVGGFSQALRGLTGWHGVRLSRMLAGDGSARALLAAWRAQRRVRPELPPLSLADAVQATAHVDRMLALADIPFPEFDLSHVAANGPSALLALGRWWSAGTPILLTEHGIYLRERYLALARTDLSWPARRAVSAFLRALSRVTYEEAIRITPVSRFNDGWEQLLGADPEKIETIHNGVETDLFQEITTEPAEPTIAFVGRIDPLKDLATLISAVEIVRRDVPDVRLRLFGPTPNGNERYRDDLVRQAAEAGLAGVVTFEGAVSSAVPALEAGHVIALSSISEGLPYTVIEAMMAGRATVNTDVGGVGEVVGDDGMCGVLVPPRDPDAMASALVRLLTRDEERRAMGRRARSRALAMFNLDLFTERYRQAYRTVQSAETPPWIAAPGTTVERQRRRVRRSEAVPATIRVVPVPAVQIAAGNDLAARSDTKDNVLTEGRG; via the coding sequence ATGCGTATCGGCCTTTTCACCGAAGGCACCTACCCGGTGGTCCGGGGTGGGGTGACCCGCTGGTGCGAGCTCCTCATCAACGGCATGCCGGAGCATACGTTCGTCCCGGTGTCGATCATCGGCTCCGACGAACGCGCGGTCGTACGGACACCCGGCAACGTCACCGAGACCACCCTCATCCCGATGTGGGGGCCGATGCGACCGGCCGTCGTACCGCGGCGGCGGCGCGCGCTGGAGGACCTCCTCGGGCGGATCTGGTCGGCCGCCCTGCCGGCGGCGACGGACGACGCAACCGACGTCGGGGGATTCTCGCAGGCGTTGCGGGGCCTGACCGGCTGGCACGGGGTCAGATTGTCCAGGATGCTCGCGGGGGACGGCTCTGCACGGGCGCTGCTGGCGGCCTGGCGCGCCCAGCGTCGGGTCCGCCCGGAACTGCCTCCGCTGTCCCTGGCGGATGCGGTGCAGGCGACCGCCCACGTGGACCGGATGCTGGCCCTGGCGGACATACCGTTCCCGGAATTCGATCTGAGTCACGTCGCCGCGAACGGTCCGAGTGCCCTGCTCGCCCTCGGCCGGTGGTGGTCGGCGGGCACGCCGATCCTGCTCACCGAGCACGGCATCTATCTGCGGGAACGCTATCTGGCGCTGGCGCGCACCGACCTGAGCTGGCCGGCCCGCCGCGCGGTGAGCGCCTTCTTGCGGGCGCTGAGCCGGGTGACGTACGAGGAGGCGATCCGGATCACGCCCGTCAGCCGGTTCAATGACGGCTGGGAGCAATTGCTGGGAGCGGACCCCGAGAAGATCGAGACGATCCACAACGGTGTCGAGACCGACCTCTTCCAGGAGATCACGACGGAGCCGGCGGAGCCCACGATCGCGTTCGTCGGTCGCATCGACCCGCTGAAGGACCTGGCCACCCTGATCTCCGCGGTGGAGATCGTGCGCCGTGATGTGCCTGACGTCCGGCTGCGCCTGTTCGGGCCCACGCCCAACGGCAACGAGCGCTACCGCGACGACCTGGTCCGGCAGGCCGCCGAAGCCGGCCTGGCCGGCGTGGTCACCTTCGAAGGAGCCGTTTCCTCGGCCGTGCCGGCGCTGGAGGCGGGTCACGTGATCGCCCTGTCGAGCATCTCCGAGGGGCTGCCCTACACCGTCATCGAGGCGATGATGGCCGGTCGTGCCACCGTCAACACCGATGTCGGAGGTGTCGGGGAGGTGGTCGGCGACGACGGGATGTGCGGGGTGTTGGTGCCCCCCAGGGATCCGGACGCGATGGCCTCCGCGCTGGTCCGACTCCTCACCCGGGACGAGGAGCGCCGTGCGATGGGGCGGCGCGCCCGCAGCCGGGCCCTCGCGATGTTCAACCTGGACCTCTTCACCGAGCGCTATCGCCAGGCATACCGGACCGTGCAGAGCGCCGAGACACCTCCGTGGATCGCCGCGCCGGGCACGACTGTCGAACGGCAGCGAC
- a CDS encoding glycerophosphodiester phosphodiesterase family protein codes for MSVSDLPFFSPPFLALAHRGGSTYAPNVGRENSLHAFGEAVALGYTHVETDVHATHDGVLVAFHDDRLDRVTDRAGVIAELDHAEVAQARIGGIEPIPTLDEVFEAFPDTFFNIDLKADGAVRPLLAVINRHRAQQRVNVASFSARRLHDFRRLAGSQISTSVSPLGVAWFRMVPTLPRLLSVPGNVLQVPHWTPLPRTVGALPAGLLDLARHDIRGDEVRVVTRGLVDAVHAAGKKLHVWTIDDPVEMAELIELGVDGLVSDRIDVLKDVLVERGLWHGRD; via the coding sequence ATGTCCGTCAGTGATCTGCCGTTCTTCTCCCCGCCGTTCCTCGCCCTGGCGCACCGCGGGGGATCCACGTACGCTCCCAACGTCGGCCGGGAGAACAGCCTGCACGCCTTCGGGGAGGCCGTTGCCCTGGGCTACACCCACGTCGAGACCGACGTGCACGCGACGCACGACGGCGTCCTGGTGGCCTTCCACGACGACCGGCTGGACCGGGTGACGGACCGCGCCGGGGTGATCGCCGAGCTGGACCACGCCGAGGTGGCCCAGGCCCGGATCGGCGGGATCGAGCCGATCCCCACCCTGGACGAGGTGTTCGAGGCGTTCCCGGACACCTTCTTCAACATCGATCTCAAGGCCGACGGGGCCGTCCGGCCGCTGCTGGCGGTGATCAACCGGCATCGGGCCCAGCAGCGGGTGAACGTCGCGTCCTTCTCCGCCCGCCGGCTGCACGACTTCCGCCGGCTCGCCGGCAGCCAGATCTCCACCTCGGTCAGCCCACTGGGCGTCGCCTGGTTCCGGATGGTCCCGACCCTGCCCCGGCTGCTGTCCGTCCCCGGCAACGTGCTGCAGGTGCCGCACTGGACGCCGCTGCCGCGGACCGTGGGGGCTCTCCCGGCCGGCCTGCTCGACCTGGCCCGGCACGACATCCGGGGCGACGAGGTGCGGGTGGTCACCCGCGGTCTGGTGGACGCCGTCCACGCGGCGGGCAAGAAGCTGCACGTCTGGACGATCGACGATCCGGTGGAGATGGCTGAGCTGATCGAGCTGGGGGTCGACGGGCTGGTCAGTGATCGGATCGACGTCCTCAAGGACGTCCTGGTGGAGCGGGGGCTGTGGCATGGCCGGGACTGA
- a CDS encoding hotdog domain-containing protein — MSDPRIGLTVTHSRYVGHNHTHYSGSQVDHSYTMSLLSDAATEVCIRTDADEGAIVAYDEIDFLAPIYAGDVLEVEAVVVGVGSTSRELGMEARVTCREAQRLDEDNPKLPPTASYVLERPLVVARANATVVVANPLPEPPTPWGTQVAEVPDRPELDPRAGLRDLQETWLRWTRDAREQIEKRAAELRSRTQAATDHTATDHNEE, encoded by the coding sequence ATGAGCGATCCCCGCATCGGCCTCACCGTCACCCACAGTCGGTACGTCGGCCACAACCACACCCACTACTCGGGCAGCCAGGTCGATCATTCGTACACGATGTCGTTGCTCTCCGATGCGGCCACCGAGGTGTGCATCCGCACCGATGCCGACGAGGGCGCCATCGTGGCGTACGACGAGATCGACTTCCTCGCCCCGATCTATGCGGGCGACGTGCTGGAGGTCGAGGCCGTCGTCGTGGGCGTCGGCAGCACCAGCCGCGAGTTGGGGATGGAGGCCAGGGTGACCTGTCGGGAGGCGCAGCGCCTCGACGAGGACAATCCGAAGCTGCCCCCCACCGCCTCGTACGTGCTGGAGCGACCGCTGGTGGTCGCCCGGGCGAACGCGACGGTGGTGGTGGCGAATCCGCTGCCGGAGCCGCCGACGCCGTGGGGCACCCAGGTGGCCGAGGTGCCCGACCGCCCCGAGCTCGATCCCAGGGCAGGACTGCGGGACCTCCAGGAGACCTGGCTGCGGTGGACGCGGGATGCTCGGGAACAGATCGAGAAGCGCGCCGCGGAGCTGCGGTCGCGCACTCAGGCCGCCACCGACCACACCGCAACCGACCACAACGAGGAATGA
- the lpdA gene encoding dihydrolipoyl dehydrogenase: MTAHFDVVVLGAGPGGYTAAIRAAQLGLSAAIVEKKYWGGVCLNVGCIPTKALLRNAELAHIFTHDRDLFGFSIDGEVRLDYGKAYSRSRDVASKSAAGVHYLMKKNKVKEYDGWGTFKDAKTLEIALNDGSVETITADNVIIDTGSVTRMLPGMQRSANVLTYEELILSDSLPQKIIIGGAGAIGTEFAYVLNSYGVDVTIVEYLDRMIPVEDAELGKELQKAYKKLGIKVLTSTAVKQVEDTGTGVRITVEPAAGGEQQILEADRMLSAFGFAPRTQGYGLENTGVALTQRGAIEIDDYMRTNVPGVYAIGDVTAKLMLAHTAEAQGVVAAETIAGAETMPINYDMIPHATYCQPQIAAFGYTEEKAKELGYDVKVSKFPFSANGKARGMGETVGFVKIVADATYGEILGAHMIGPEVTELLPELVLAQTWDLTAEEIGRSIHAHPTLSETLKEAAEGIAGHMINL; this comes from the coding sequence ATGACCGCACACTTTGACGTCGTTGTCCTGGGCGCCGGGCCCGGTGGGTACACCGCGGCGATCCGCGCCGCCCAGCTGGGCCTGTCAGCCGCCATCGTCGAGAAGAAGTACTGGGGTGGTGTCTGTCTCAACGTCGGCTGCATCCCGACGAAGGCGCTGCTGCGCAACGCGGAGCTCGCGCACATCTTCACCCATGACCGCGACCTCTTCGGCTTCAGCATCGACGGTGAGGTGCGGCTCGACTACGGCAAGGCCTACAGCCGCTCCCGCGACGTCGCCTCGAAGTCCGCCGCCGGTGTGCACTACCTGATGAAGAAGAACAAGGTCAAGGAGTACGACGGCTGGGGCACCTTCAAGGACGCCAAGACCCTCGAGATCGCCCTGAACGACGGCTCGGTCGAGACGATCACCGCGGACAACGTCATCATCGACACCGGTTCGGTCACCCGGATGCTGCCCGGCATGCAGCGCTCCGCCAATGTGCTGACCTACGAGGAGTTGATCCTCTCCGACAGCCTGCCGCAGAAGATCATCATCGGCGGGGCCGGCGCGATCGGCACCGAGTTCGCCTACGTCCTCAACTCGTACGGTGTCGACGTCACCATCGTCGAGTACCTGGACCGGATGATCCCGGTCGAGGACGCCGAACTCGGCAAGGAGCTGCAGAAGGCGTACAAGAAGCTCGGCATCAAGGTCCTCACGAGCACCGCGGTCAAGCAGGTCGAGGACACCGGCACCGGCGTACGGATCACCGTCGAGCCGGCGGCCGGCGGCGAACAGCAGATCCTGGAGGCCGACCGGATGCTGTCGGCCTTCGGCTTCGCCCCCCGCACCCAGGGGTACGGCCTGGAGAACACCGGTGTGGCGCTCACCCAGCGCGGCGCGATCGAGATCGACGACTACATGCGCACCAACGTGCCCGGCGTGTACGCGATCGGCGACGTCACCGCCAAGCTGATGCTCGCCCACACCGCCGAGGCCCAGGGCGTGGTGGCGGCGGAGACCATCGCCGGTGCCGAGACGATGCCGATCAACTACGACATGATCCCGCACGCCACCTACTGCCAGCCGCAGATCGCCGCCTTCGGCTACACCGAGGAGAAGGCCAAGGAGCTCGGCTACGACGTCAAGGTCTCGAAGTTCCCCTTCTCCGCCAACGGCAAGGCGCGCGGCATGGGAGAGACGGTCGGCTTCGTCAAGATCGTCGCCGACGCGACGTACGGCGAGATCCTCGGTGCCCACATGATCGGCCCGGAGGTCACCGAGCTGCTGCCCGAGCTCGTCCTGGCCCAGACCTGGGACCTCACCGCCGAGGAGATCGGCCGGTCGATCCACGCCCACCCGACCCTCTCCGAGACGCTCAAGGAAGCCGCTGAGGGCATCGCCGGCCACATGATCAATCTCTGA
- a CDS encoding 5'-3' exonuclease, translated as MAAPQLLVVDTSYLFFRAFHGVPGTLRGPSGEPINAIRGTLDTIARLVEERRPTHLACAWDQDWRPRWRVDLLASYKTHRVAADGHSEEIPEELLPQIPVIRRLLTALGLPVLGAAGAEADDVIGTLVALFAGTGTVAVASADRDFTQLVDDTAGVGLLTPVGRTPGWREIHEAEAREAYGVDPAAYVELASLRGDSSDGIPGVAGIGDRTAARLLARYGDLAGVRRAAADGAVEKGGLSARQAASIRAAADYLEVAPRVIRIRRDLPLGVTAEELALPREVADPAVWAQLVEAYGLGSPATRLAEALGLPIRKAPR; from the coding sequence ATGGCCGCGCCGCAGCTGCTCGTCGTCGACACTTCCTATCTCTTCTTCCGGGCGTTCCATGGGGTGCCCGGAACGCTCCGGGGGCCCTCCGGGGAACCGATCAACGCGATCCGCGGCACGCTGGACACCATCGCCCGGCTGGTGGAGGAACGCCGTCCCACACACCTGGCCTGCGCCTGGGACCAGGACTGGCGGCCCCGCTGGCGGGTCGACCTGCTGGCCTCCTACAAGACTCATCGGGTCGCCGCCGACGGGCATTCCGAGGAGATCCCCGAGGAGCTGTTGCCGCAGATCCCGGTGATCCGTCGGCTGCTGACCGCCCTCGGGCTGCCCGTCCTCGGTGCCGCCGGGGCGGAGGCCGACGATGTGATCGGCACCCTGGTGGCGCTCTTCGCCGGGACCGGGACGGTGGCGGTGGCCAGCGCGGACCGTGACTTCACCCAGCTCGTCGACGACACCGCCGGTGTCGGGCTGCTCACCCCGGTGGGACGGACCCCCGGGTGGCGAGAGATCCACGAGGCGGAGGCCCGCGAGGCGTACGGCGTCGACCCGGCGGCGTACGTGGAGCTGGCCAGCCTGCGTGGCGACAGCTCGGACGGCATCCCCGGGGTTGCCGGGATCGGCGACCGGACGGCGGCGCGGCTGCTGGCCCGTTACGGTGACCTCGCCGGCGTCCGGCGGGCCGCGGCGGACGGCGCGGTCGAGAAGGGTGGCCTCAGCGCGCGCCAGGCCGCGTCGATCCGGGCCGCGGCGGACTACCTCGAGGTGGCGCCGCGGGTGATCCGGATCCGGCGGGACCTGCCGCTCGGCGTCACCGCCGAGGAGCTGGCGCTGCCCCGCGAGGTGGCCGATCCGGCCGTCTGGGCACAGCTCGTCGAGGCGTACGGCCTCGGCTCTCCCGCGACCCGGCTGGCCGAGGCCCTCGGCCTCCCGATCAGGAAGGCACCACGATGA
- a CDS encoding polyprenol monophosphomannose synthase codes for MTQPTTRTSTAQQIPGGSDRKVLVCIPTYNEAQNIESIVGRLRAAVPSADVVVVDDNSPDGTGDIADRLAGADSRIHVLHRRGKEGLAAAYVAAFRWGLEQGFDVLVEMDADGSHRPEELPRLLAALDRADMVKGSRWVPGGTVVNWPKSREYLSRAGNLYTRILLGVRVKDVTGGYNVFRAQTLRDIGLDNIAAAGYFFQTDMTINTLETGHSVVEVPITFEERQYGESKLDRSIFFESLARTTAWGLKRRGAQLRRLIGRGPRGVTPAA; via the coding sequence ATGACGCAACCCACCACCCGGACCAGCACCGCCCAGCAGATCCCGGGAGGGTCTGATCGCAAGGTCCTGGTCTGCATCCCCACCTACAACGAAGCCCAGAACATCGAGTCGATCGTCGGCCGGCTGCGTGCCGCCGTCCCGTCGGCCGATGTGGTCGTGGTGGACGACAACTCCCCGGACGGCACCGGCGACATCGCCGATCGCCTGGCGGGCGCGGACAGCCGGATCCACGTGCTGCACCGCCGGGGCAAGGAGGGCTTGGCGGCGGCGTACGTCGCCGCCTTCCGGTGGGGGCTGGAGCAGGGCTTCGACGTCCTGGTGGAGATGGACGCCGACGGGTCGCACCGCCCGGAGGAACTGCCCCGGCTGCTGGCGGCGCTCGACCGCGCCGACATGGTCAAGGGGTCCCGGTGGGTGCCGGGTGGCACGGTGGTGAACTGGCCGAAGTCGCGCGAGTACCTCTCCCGGGCCGGCAACCTCTACACCCGGATCCTGCTGGGCGTACGCGTCAAGGACGTCACCGGGGGCTACAACGTGTTCCGGGCCCAGACGCTGCGCGACATCGGTCTGGACAACATCGCCGCAGCCGGCTATTTCTTCCAGACCGACATGACGATCAACACCCTCGAAACCGGTCACTCCGTGGTCGAGGTGCCGATCACCTTCGAGGAGCGCCAGTACGGTGAGTCGAAGCTGGACCGGAGCATCTTCTTCGAGTCGCTGGCCCGGACCACCGCCTGGGGGCTGAAGCGGCGCGGCGCGCAGCTGCGGCGGCTGATCGGCAGGGGCCCGCGCGGCGTCACCCCCGCCGCCTGA
- a CDS encoding RNA polymerase-binding protein RbpA encodes MADRSLRGSGLGSKSFEDEVGVDFAPRQEVGFDCPQGHHFELTFAEEAELPTVWECPRCGQEAKRSDGVEPEVKEAKPPRTHWDMLLERRSLADLEELLSERLEEVRTTGAISTDEYMRRTTPPSKKHR; translated from the coding sequence ATGGCTGATCGTTCTCTGCGCGGATCCGGCCTCGGGTCCAAGAGTTTCGAGGACGAGGTGGGTGTGGACTTCGCCCCGCGCCAGGAAGTGGGCTTCGACTGCCCCCAGGGACACCACTTCGAGCTGACCTTCGCCGAGGAGGCCGAACTGCCGACCGTGTGGGAGTGCCCGCGGTGCGGTCAGGAGGCCAAGCGGTCCGACGGCGTCGAGCCCGAGGTGAAGGAGGCGAAGCCTCCGCGTACGCACTGGGACATGCTCCTGGAGCGTCGCTCGCTCGCCGATCTGGAGGAACTCCTCTCGGAGCGGCTGGAGGAGGTCCGGACCACCGGTGCGATCAGCACCGACGAGTACATGCGCCGGACCACCCCGCCGTCGAAGAAGCACCGCTGA
- a CDS encoding UDP-N-acetylglucosamine 1-carboxyvinyltransferase: protein MIRDAREQRGLSVDALAAKLNTQSSALEEVESGAVTVSIDLVNRIAQALEAGPGAEATEAVPQPMHPIKPTPMHLTIEGGRRLSGAIDVRSSKNAAVALLCASLLNRGRTVLRKIAKIEEVNRICEVLISIGYRISWINETDLELIRPEELDLDRMDVTAARRTRSIIMFFAPLMHFYPEFKVPYAGGCDLGARTIEPHLQVLRHFGLDVLATEGFYRCTAEDVHAPERAVVLTERGDTVTENALMAAAMVAGPVTIRNASPNYMVQDLCFFLEKLGVRIDGVGTTTLVVHGVGEINADVEYYPSEDPIEAMSLITAAIVTKSELTIQRAPIEFLEIELAILEEMGLDFTVTDEYRADNGRTRLVDITVRPSTLKAPIDKIHPMPFPGLNIDNLPFFAVIAAEAQGQTLIHDWVYENRAIHLLDLAKIGGNIQLLDPHRLIVNGPTKWRGREVTCPPALRPGVCLLLAMLGAKGESVLRDVYVINRGYEDLPNRLNALGANVRVTTG, encoded by the coding sequence ATGATCCGCGACGCCCGTGAGCAGCGGGGACTGTCCGTGGACGCCCTCGCCGCCAAGCTGAACACCCAGTCCTCGGCCCTCGAGGAGGTGGAGAGCGGAGCGGTGACCGTGTCGATCGACCTGGTCAACCGGATCGCGCAGGCCTTGGAGGCCGGGCCCGGTGCCGAGGCGACCGAAGCCGTCCCGCAGCCCATGCATCCGATCAAGCCGACGCCGATGCACCTCACCATCGAGGGCGGCCGGCGGCTGAGCGGGGCGATCGACGTACGTTCCTCCAAGAACGCGGCGGTCGCGCTGCTGTGCGCCTCGCTGCTCAACCGGGGTCGTACGGTGCTGCGCAAGATCGCCAAGATCGAGGAGGTCAACCGGATCTGCGAGGTGCTGATCAGCATCGGCTACCGGATCTCCTGGATCAACGAGACCGATCTGGAGCTGATCCGCCCCGAGGAGCTGGACCTGGACCGGATGGACGTCACCGCGGCCCGGCGGACGCGGTCCATCATCATGTTCTTCGCTCCGCTGATGCACTTCTACCCCGAGTTCAAGGTGCCCTACGCCGGCGGCTGCGACCTCGGGGCGCGCACCATCGAACCGCACCTGCAGGTGCTGCGGCACTTCGGGCTCGACGTGCTGGCCACCGAGGGCTTCTACCGGTGCACCGCGGAGGACGTGCACGCCCCGGAGCGGGCCGTCGTGCTGACCGAGCGCGGCGACACTGTCACCGAGAACGCCCTGATGGCCGCCGCGATGGTGGCGGGGCCGGTGACGATCCGGAACGCCTCACCGAACTACATGGTCCAGGACCTGTGCTTCTTCCTGGAGAAGCTCGGGGTCCGGATCGACGGGGTGGGCACCACCACGCTGGTCGTCCACGGCGTCGGCGAGATCAACGCCGACGTGGAGTACTACCCCTCCGAGGACCCGATCGAGGCGATGAGCCTGATCACCGCGGCGATCGTGACGAAGTCGGAGCTGACCATCCAGCGGGCGCCGATCGAGTTCCTCGAGATCGAGCTGGCCATCCTGGAGGAGATGGGCCTCGACTTCACCGTCACCGACGAGTACCGGGCCGACAACGGCCGGACCCGGCTGGTCGACATCACCGTCCGCCCCTCGACGCTGAAGGCGCCGATCGACAAGATCCACCCGATGCCGTTCCCCGGACTCAACATCGACAACCTGCCGTTCTTCGCGGTGATCGCCGCCGAGGCCCAGGGCCAGACGCTGATCCACGACTGGGTGTACGAGAACCGGGCCATCCACCTGCTCGACCTGGCCAAGATCGGCGGCAACATCCAGCTGCTCGATCCGCACCGGCTGATCGTCAACGGCCCGACGAAGTGGCGCGGCCGGGAGGTCACCTGTCCCCCGGCGCTGCGCCCGGGCGTGTGCCTGCTGCTGGCGATGCTCGGCGCGAAGGGCGAGTCGGTGCTCCGCGACGTCTACGTCATCAACCGCGGCTACGAGGACCTGCCGAACCGGCTGAACGCGCTGGGCGCCAACGTCCGGGTCACCACCGGCTAG
- the pdxY gene encoding pyridoxal kinase PdxY — MTSILSIQSSVAYGHAGNSAAAFPLMRMGIEVYPVLTVHFSNHTGYGAWRGPLLDPADVLDVVRGIDERGALAGCDALLSGYLGNGATGATVLAAAELLRERNPDAVWCCDPVMGDVGRGFFVRDDVPPMFRDRVVPMAQVLTPNHFELDHLVGRETHTLDEILAAVDELRSRGPRTVLVTSMVSTETDPSTVQLLAVDDAGAYLVTTPKLDAYFVGSGDVTSAIFLAHLLGTGSARSAVENTAAAMFGLLHRTRELGRAELALVDAQDEFVAPAWTFTADRLR, encoded by the coding sequence ATGACCTCGATCCTGTCCATCCAGTCCTCCGTCGCGTACGGCCACGCCGGCAACAGCGCGGCGGCCTTCCCGCTGATGCGGATGGGCATCGAGGTCTACCCGGTGCTCACCGTGCACTTCTCCAACCACACCGGCTACGGCGCCTGGCGCGGCCCGCTGCTGGACCCCGCCGACGTCCTCGACGTGGTCCGCGGGATCGACGAGCGGGGTGCCCTGGCCGGCTGTGACGCGCTGCTGTCGGGCTACCTGGGCAACGGCGCCACCGGCGCGACGGTGTTGGCCGCGGCCGAACTGCTCCGGGAACGCAACCCCGACGCCGTGTGGTGCTGCGATCCGGTGATGGGTGACGTCGGGCGCGGGTTCTTCGTCCGCGACGACGTCCCGCCGATGTTCCGCGACCGGGTGGTGCCGATGGCCCAGGTCCTCACCCCGAACCACTTCGAGCTCGACCACCTGGTGGGCCGCGAGACCCACACGCTCGACGAGATCCTGGCGGCGGTCGACGAGCTGCGCTCCCGCGGGCCACGGACCGTGCTGGTCACCTCGATGGTGAGCACCGAGACCGACCCGTCGACCGTGCAGCTGCTCGCGGTCGACGACGCGGGTGCCTACCTCGTCACCACCCCGAAGCTGGACGCCTACTTCGTCGGCTCGGGCGACGTCACCTCGGCGATCTTCCTCGCCCACCTGCTCGGCACCGGCTCGGCCCGTTCGGCGGTGGAGAACACCGCCGCGGCGATGTTCGGCCTGCTGCACCGCACCCGGGAGCTGGGTCGGGCGGAGCTGGCGCTGGTCGACGCCCAGGACGAGTTCGTCGCCCCGGCGTGGACCTTCACCGCCGACCGGCTGCGCTGA
- a CDS encoding MFS transporter, producing the protein MAGTEIGIEPGTRRPLHARFGRRARIWSWVSYDWGSSAFASVIVTFVFATYLTGTVAAKDGAISGPTALSISTAVAGAIIALTAPIMGQRADGGGLRRSLGMWTAVVIAATAAMFAIRPEPSYLVAGLVLLGIGTVATEFGNVSYYAMLKQVSEDEDMGRISGLGWAMGYTGSIFLLLFAYFGFIAKGNWFGVPATDGLGVRIVCLLVAVWYLVFAIPVLLAVPDPHAGPRPTRTGVIASYRRLIGDVRDLWHADPDAVRFLIASAIYRDGLAAVFTFGAVLAVSVYGMPASAVLLFGVAANIVAAVGAGAGGLLEDRLGARPVILGCIIGLVGSATVLLFVHGLGLFWVFGLALCLFVGPAQSSSRSMMARMAPAERQGQMFGLYTTSGRAVSFLSPALFALFAGVTHQDRWGIVAIILVLAVGALLLLQVPAAKGRSGAVLARTASLDDDR; encoded by the coding sequence ATGGCCGGGACTGAGATCGGGATCGAGCCGGGCACGCGCCGCCCGCTCCACGCACGGTTCGGACGGCGGGCCCGGATCTGGTCCTGGGTGTCGTACGACTGGGGCTCCTCCGCGTTCGCCTCGGTGATCGTGACGTTCGTCTTCGCGACCTACCTGACCGGGACGGTGGCCGCGAAGGACGGAGCGATCAGCGGCCCCACCGCGCTGAGCATCTCCACCGCGGTCGCCGGGGCGATCATCGCCCTGACCGCACCCATCATGGGCCAGCGGGCCGACGGCGGTGGGCTGCGCCGCAGCCTCGGGATGTGGACCGCAGTGGTGATCGCCGCCACCGCCGCGATGTTCGCCATCCGACCGGAACCCTCCTATCTGGTCGCCGGCCTGGTGCTGCTGGGCATCGGCACGGTGGCCACCGAGTTCGGCAACGTGTCGTACTACGCGATGCTCAAGCAGGTGTCCGAGGACGAGGACATGGGCCGGATCTCCGGCCTGGGCTGGGCGATGGGCTACACCGGCAGCATCTTCCTGCTGCTGTTCGCCTACTTCGGGTTCATCGCCAAGGGCAACTGGTTCGGGGTGCCCGCCACCGATGGGCTGGGCGTCCGGATCGTCTGCCTGCTCGTCGCGGTCTGGTACCTCGTCTTCGCCATCCCGGTGCTGCTCGCCGTGCCCGACCCGCACGCCGGTCCGCGCCCCACCCGGACCGGCGTCATCGCCTCCTACCGGCGGCTCATCGGCGACGTCCGCGACCTGTGGCACGCCGACCCTGATGCCGTCCGCTTCCTGATCGCCTCGGCGATCTACCGCGACGGCCTGGCCGCGGTGTTCACCTTCGGGGCGGTGCTCGCGGTCAGCGTGTACGGCATGCCGGCGAGCGCGGTGCTCCTCTTCGGCGTCGCGGCCAACATCGTCGCCGCGGTCGGGGCCGGTGCGGGCGGATTGCTGGAGGACCGTCTCGGGGCCCGGCCGGTGATCCTGGGCTGCATCATCGGTCTGGTCGGGTCGGCCACGGTGCTGCTGTTCGTCCATGGCCTCGGCCTGTTCTGGGTCTTCGGTCTGGCCCTGTGTCTCTTCGTCGGCCCGGCGCAGTCGTCGTCCCGTTCGATGATGGCCCGGATGGCGCCGGCGGAACGCCAGGGCCAGATGTTCGGCCTCTACACCACCTCCGGCCGGGCGGTGTCGTTCCTCTCCCCTGCGCTGTTCGCGCTGTTCGCCGGCGTCACCCACCAGGACCGCTGGGGCATCGTGGCGATCATCCTGGTCCTCGCCGTGGGCGCGCTGCTGTTGTTGCAGGTGCCGGCCGCCAAGGGGAGGTCCGGCGCGGTCTTGGCCCGGACCGCTAGTCTGGACGACGACCGGTAG